Proteins encoded in a region of the Kryptolebias marmoratus isolate JLee-2015 linkage group LG14, ASM164957v2, whole genome shotgun sequence genome:
- the LOC108230899 gene encoding uncharacterized protein LOC108230899: MDEEDLESVGEQLYNLIYPKHKESAGKLTGMLLELPAPVLSQMLQDEAMLTAAVEKALRALQLAHKSSEVTFKDEDDASVSSDSLGEQLFELVDVYNTGHSQKITGMLLEQHKDAVLHLLSDPKLLENHVNLALKTLKEQNVEETDVSDTDDIEKLGEKIFSLVEEMDPLHANDITGMLLEMDSAALQQLLGDPTMLEVAVQKAQAVLDTQS, encoded by the exons ATGGATGAAGAAGATCTGGAGTCGGTTGGTGAACAACTGTACAATTTGATTTACCCCAAACATAAGGAGAGTGCTGGAAAACTCACAG GCATGCTGCTGGAGCTGCCAGCTCCTGTGCTGAGCCAGATGCTGCAGGATGAGGCCATgctgacagcagctgtggagaAAGCCCTCAGAGCTCTGCAGCTGGCTCACAAATCCAG CGAGGTAACATTTAAAGATGAGGATGATGCTTCAGTGTCTTCGGATTCCCTGGGGGAGCAGCTGTTTGAGCTGGTGGATGTTTACAACACCGGCCACTCACAGAAAATCACAG GAATGCTTTTGGAGCAGCACAAAGATGCAGTTTTACACCTTCTGTCAGACCCTAAACTTCTGGAGAACCATGTGAATCTCGCCCTGAAGACCCTGAAAGA ACAAAATGTGGAGGAGACAGATGTCAGTGACACTGATGACATAGAGAAACTGGGTGAAAAGATTTTCTCACTGGTGGAGGAGATGGATCCACTTCACGCAAATGACATTACAG GAATGCTTCTGGAGATGGACTCGGCGGCACTCCAACAGCTGCTCGGTGACCCCACGATGCTGGAAGTCGCTGTTCAAAAAGCGCAAGCAGTGCTGGATACCCAAAGCTGA
- the rpl28 gene encoding 60S ribosomal protein L28: protein MSSHLQWMVIRNCSSFLIKRNGQTYSTEPNNLKSRNSFRFNGLVHKKTVGVQPAADGKGVVVVLKRRAGQHKPATSYVKVTINKNSRATLNSLRHIISKNKYRKDLRMAALRRASAILKSQKPVVIKKKRTRAVKTA, encoded by the exons ATGTCGTCCCATTTGCAGTGGATGGTCATCAGGAACTGCTCCAGCTTCCTCATCAAGAGGAATGGGCAGACCTACAGCACG GAGCCAAACAATCTGAAGTCCAGAAACTCCTTCCGCTTCAATGGCTTGGTGCACAAAAAGACTGTTGGTGTGCAGCCAGCTGCTGATGGCAAGGGTGTTGTTGTCGTGCTGAAGAGACGTGCAG GCCAGCACAAACCTGCCACATCTTATGTAAAAGTCACCATCAACAAGAACTCCCGCGCCACCCTCAACAGCCTGAGGCACATCATTAGCAAGAACAAGTACAGGAAGGACCTGCGCATG GCTGCTTTGCGTCGGGCCAGTGCTATTCTGAAGAGCCAGAAGCCTGTTGTCATCAAAAAGAAGCGCACCAGGGCTGTTAAGACAGCATAA